The genomic region GATGAAGCGGGGGTCGTCGGTGTCGGTGCCCACGGACTCGCGGAAGCCCGCGACCATGCCCCCGGTGGCGTTCTCCCAGTCCGGTACGAGGGCCTGTTCGGCGGGGTCGAGGAACACGTCCCGCAGCCGGTTGGCCCCCACCACGAGGCGCGGTGACAGGGCCGTCGCCAGGGCGTTGGCGGCGAGCACGTCGAAGTAGCGGCCTTCGACCAGCGCGGGCAGCGGGAGCGTGGCGACGAGCTTCGCGATGCCCGGGGGAACGGTCTCCTTCCGGCGGCGGCGCCGGTTCCGCCGGGGTCTGTCGGCGCCGAGGCGCAGCAGGTACGCCGTCGCGTCGTCGTCGAGCCGGAGGACGCGGGCGAGGGATTCCAGGACCTGTACGGAGGGGTTGCGGTCGCGGCCCTGTTCCAGGCGCAGGTAGTAGTCGGCGCTGATGCCCGCGAGCATCGCGACCTCCTCCCGGCGCAGCCCCGGCACGCGCCGTACCCCGTGCACGGGGATACCGGCCTGGTCGGGGGTGACCAGCTCACGGCGGGCGCGTACGTACGCGCCCAGCAGGTTCGGTCCGTCGGTCATCTCTCCACTGTAGGGACGCCATCGCGCGCGTGCCTGGCCCTGTCACCCCCAGGGTCGCGGGGGCCCTGGCTCGGTCGGCGTCTCGGCGGCAGCGTGGTCGGCGCCCCACCGGACCGACCTCAAGGAGCGCAATCATGTCCACGTATCTGCTGGTACACGGCGCCTGGCACAGCGGAGAGTGCTGGGAGCGGGTGGTCCCGCTGCTGACGTCGGCCGGGCATCGGGTGATCGCCCCGTCGCTGACCGGCTTCGGCGACAAGGCACATCTGCTCGGCCCCGAGGTGGGGCTCGACACCCACGCCGACGACATAGCCCGGCTGATCACGACGGAAGACCTCACCGAGGTGGTACTCGTCGGGCACAGCTACGCGGGCCTGGTCATCTCGTCCGCCGCCAACCAGGTCCCGGACCGGATCGCGGCTCTGGTCTACCTGGATGCGATGGTCCCGGAGGACGGCGAGAACGCGGTCGACGCCCTTCCCGCGAGTCAGACCGGGATCAACCTCGCGCTGACGTCCGACAGTGGCTGGCGGGTTCCGCCGCTCCCCGAAATGCCGCCGCCCATGGGCCTGTTCGGGGTCACCGATCCGACGGACGTCGCCTGGCTGCGCACGATGCTGTCGGATCTGCCGGTGCGCTGCCTCCAACAACCGGTCCGGTTGGACAACCCCGCCGTGCGCACGATCCCGAGGACGCACATCCACTGCACGGTCGGCCAACCGGCAGGCATCAGCCGGCGCCCCATCCCCGCGATCCAGCCCAACGGCACGCCGTCACAGGTGTGGGAACTGCCGACCGGCCACGACTGCATGGTCACCATGCCGGTCGAGCTGGCCGAACTCCTGCTCAGGCTGGGCTGACTCGGACGCACGCAGTTCTGCCGCCCGGGGATACCGGGGATGCCGGGGATGCCGAGGGCGTTATTTGATCTTCGCGGCGACGGTACGGACGAACTCGGGGAGTACGTCGTCCCGCCAGGCGAAGGGTGCCGCATCCTGCTCGCCCTTGAAGGTCACGGTGGTCTGCCCGCCCACGGAGAACAGCAGCGGACCTTTACGGCAGTGCCAACTGCCCTCGGCGAGCCCGGTGATGACACAGCGGTCCGCGCCCCCCGCGCCCTGGGGGGTCTTGATTCCTGACCCGACACGGTCGTCGTAGCCGGCAATCAGCTTGGGGTCGGCCACGGCCTCGATGCGGAGCCAGAACTGGGTAGCGGCGTAGGTCTCGCCCGGGAGGCGCATGCTGTAGAGGCACTGGCCGGACTCGGACGCGTCCCTCGCCTTCCACGAGGAGTCCGCAGCGAAGTCCTTGATCGACAAGGCGTAGACCGGGCGGCTTTCCTGTCCGATGTCCTTGGCGTCAGGGAAGATCGCCTTGATCTCCTTCTGGTCCACGAACGAGCACGCGTCCGGCCACCGATTCGCGGCCAGGATCGCCCCGTCCTTGAGTTCCGGAATGTTGGCAGCCACATCCCGGGGGGCGGCCTTGCCTATCGCGACACCGCCCCCGAACGGCCAGTTCGTGACGGCCAGGAGCACCAGCAGGACGACAATCGAGATCAGCAGGGTGATCACTGTGGCTCTGTTCTTCCGCATGGCGGCCGATTGTCCCCGAGGAGCGGCTGACCGTCGACCTCATCCGCATCCGCATCCCCATCCGCAGCCGCAGCCGCACCCGCACCCGCACCCGCCGCACAGAGTGCGATATGCCAACTTGCCTGAAATTCGGACGAATTGGGGCCGCTATCACCGGCACCCACATACCCCCCACGGGTAATTGACGCAGCCGCGAGCGCCGGGCTAGCCTCACCTCGGACAGATACCCCTGGCGGGTATCAGGAGGAGGAGAGCAATGAGCGAGACGAACTGGCATCTCAAGGGCGAGTGGTTCGACGTATGCAGCTGCTCGACGCCCTGCCCCTGCACCTTTGCGCAGGCTCCGACGGACGGCGCCTGCCTGTTCACGCTCGTGTGGAAGATCCACGAAGGGCACTTCGGGGATGTACGGCTGGACGGCCTGGGCATCGTGGCGCTCGGCGAGTTCGCCGGGAACATGTGGGTGAACGACCCCGACGCCACGATGACGGCGATGTTCTACATCGACGCGCAGGGCACACCGGCGCAGCGGGACGCCCTGGAGGAGATATTCCGTGGCAACGTCGGAGGGTGGCCGGGGAAGTTCGGCTCACTGATCAGCGAAGTGCGCAGCGTGCAGTACGCCCCGATCCTCTTCGATGCCGCACCGGATCTCGCGTACTGGCGCGCGACCGTGTCCGACAAGGTGAGCGTGGGCGCCACGGCACTGACCGGCCCCACCTCGGACCCCGGGCGCCGGGTGCAGCTGATCAACGCCCCCGGGGCGGAGGTGGGACCGGGTCAGGTGGCGACCTGGGGTGTGGTGAGCGCGGACCACGCCGAAGGCTTCGACTTCTCCCGCGAATACCGCGGCGGGTCCAGCAAGCACTTCCCGTTCGACTGGCGGCCGGGCGCGTAGCGGTCCGCGCCCTCGGCTCACTCTCGGACCTCTGGCCGCCCGGCGTGCGGCCAGAGGTCCCGCGGCATCCGGCTCCGGGTAAGGCTCCCGGGGCTCAAGCCCCGCGCTCCGAG from Streptomyces sp. NBC_01267 harbors:
- a CDS encoding helix-turn-helix domain-containing protein; protein product: MTDGPNLLGAYVRARRELVTPDQAGIPVHGVRRVPGLRREEVAMLAGISADYYLRLEQGRDRNPSVQVLESLARVLRLDDDATAYLLRLGADRPRRNRRRRRKETVPPGIAKLVATLPLPALVEGRYFDVLAANALATALSPRLVVGANRLRDVFLDPAEQALVPDWENATGGMVAGFRESVGTDTDDPRFIELVGELSLASPHFSRLWARHDVEACAGEPKYLDHPQVGGLSLNRERLGIGGAVGQSLVIYHPDPGTDSADKLALLASAAQGTTDVGARRVTGRS
- a CDS encoding alpha/beta fold hydrolase; the protein is MSTYLLVHGAWHSGECWERVVPLLTSAGHRVIAPSLTGFGDKAHLLGPEVGLDTHADDIARLITTEDLTEVVLVGHSYAGLVISSAANQVPDRIAALVYLDAMVPEDGENAVDALPASQTGINLALTSDSGWRVPPLPEMPPPMGLFGVTDPTDVAWLRTMLSDLPVRCLQQPVRLDNPAVRTIPRTHIHCTVGQPAGISRRPIPAIQPNGTPSQVWELPTGHDCMVTMPVELAELLLRLG
- a CDS encoding DUF1326 domain-containing protein, which codes for MSETNWHLKGEWFDVCSCSTPCPCTFAQAPTDGACLFTLVWKIHEGHFGDVRLDGLGIVALGEFAGNMWVNDPDATMTAMFYIDAQGTPAQRDALEEIFRGNVGGWPGKFGSLISEVRSVQYAPILFDAAPDLAYWRATVSDKVSVGATALTGPTSDPGRRVQLINAPGAEVGPGQVATWGVVSADHAEGFDFSREYRGGSSKHFPFDWRPGA